The nucleotide window CTTAGTCAACAATTGGGACTTATTTCTATCCTACTTAGTATGGGAATCCTCCTTTATCATTCAAAGGAATACTTAGGTGTATCAAAAATAGGCTTGTCACCTACAACCTACAATTGGTTACTATTTTACTCTATCATGATATCATCTGCTATAGTAGCGTTCCAACTTGGATTGGGATGTACAATACCTTACATAAACCTAATATTCCCTGCTAGCATGATTTTGGCAGTGATGGATAGAGATATCGCCCTTGTAACTGGAGTAAAAATTGCTAGACATTGGGAAAACGTATTGGCTTTCATACTATTAGCTATTGGGATGGGAATTTACCCTAATGGTAGTATTTTAATGATTTTAGCGTGGATTTTATCGTTTCACGCTTCTGGGTTATACAGATTTAAGGGAAGGAGGTATCCGATTCTCCACTTGGGCATTGCTTGGATATATCTTTTGATTGCGTCAATATTAGTTTTCAGTTATGATATATACATTCACGCAATAGCAGTGGGTTTTCTCTTCAACACAGTATTTGGAGTTGATGTAGTAATGATGGATTTGTTTGTCAATGCCTTCAATAGAAGGATACACGTAAAACCTTCATATATTCCATTTATCTTGTTAAATGTTGGTTTAACAATGAGGTTCTTGTACAATTTCGGATTATCAATACCAATTCTTTTATTGGCCTCTCCATTACAAGGAATTGGAATACTTTCATTTTTTGTATTAACACTTAAACAAGTGGTGAGGCTAAATGAATA belongs to Saccharolobus solfataricus and includes:
- a CDS encoding nitric oxide response protein, translating into MIYGFFGALIGNEVLVALSVEWSGKTTDNRLIAVYLSSAILGSISFLFLSQQLGLISILLSMGILLYHSKEYLGVSKIGLSPTTYNWLLFYSIMISSAIVAFQLGLGCTIPYINLIFPASMILAVMDRDIALVTGVKIARHWENVLAFILLAIGMGIYPNGSILMILAWILSFHASGLYRFKGRRYPILHLGIAWIYLLIASILVFSYDIYIHAIAVGFLFNTVFGVDVVMMDLFVNAFNRRIHVKPSYIPFILLNVGLTMRFLYNFGLSIPILLLASPLQGIGILSFFVLTLKQVVRLNE